The Pagrus major chromosome 5, Pma_NU_1.0 genomic sequence TAACGCCTATTATCAAATAACTTCATGTCgctaaatcatttttttttgtctcatcatATGACAATTCTCTCAAAGTCTCCCAGCTGAACAAGGAAATCAGTGACGTCAAAGGTCACCTGGAGAGAATGAGCCATAAAGGAGCAGGTTCATCGTCCACTGCAGGTCAGGAAAAGGTTTTCAGGTCTGGATATGATGATACAGCTGTTTTATTGATGCCCTCTGTAaggatttttcttttatcttctgGCTTTTCAAACTAAAGGTGCTGCACCTGTGGAGAAGGTCCCCTTGCAGAAAATTACCCCAGTTAGAGGTAAACACTGAATAGATCGATgaaattcagtgttttctcaCCGACCAGTCCTCTTTACTTTTCTTGATCCTCCCCCCTCCAGGACCATGTAGGGAAGGATGGGTGTCTTTCCAGAGGAGCTGCTACATGCTGTCAGTCGCTACTCTCACCTGGAGTCAAGCTGAGGAGAAGTGCCGGGCACCCGGAGGACACCTGGTGGTTCTGAACAGCGTGGAGGAACTGGTGAGGTTCAGTTTACACGTGAGTGTGTGAAAAGACTTAAAAAATAACACGCTGCTGTTGTTTCATTTCTAGGACTTCATTTCAAAAATAGTTGAAATCCCGCGCAACTACTGGATTGGACTTGTGGAGCGAGAACATGAGGGACACTGGAGCTGGGTGGATGGAACCGACTTCAACTCAACCCCAACGTAAGACAGATATCATGCTGTAATAAATGACgacatcacagagaaatgtttctgattgttttaatatgttacactatatatatatagtgggCCGCTGAAACTTCACATGTGGTCGTGAGGCCTTCTTGATTttaaacgtactacaaggagtttttaacttcTTATGATAAAGGCTTAATTTCATACTGGTGTCTGTATGTGAGctacataagcaaatgagaccatcagcgagaggTAAGGGCTGACAATGTTTGTCAgcgagctttattttgaaagtctgatgttgatgttgactGTGGAGCCCTTCACGTGTGAGACTGACTCAAAGCTGGGTCGGTAGATTTATAGTTTGAAGTTTACACAGCTGTGCTTAAAAATATAGAGACAGTATAAAAACATGTTGCGCACTCACTAGTAGGTTCATGATCTGTAGACAGGCGGTGGTCATGCTGATTTCGTCCACAGGaggcgccagaatcaacacaataTGACAGCTCCttgttgctgctttaaaaaatatatgtcaGCCTATATCTCAgcaaatcattcctgcctgtgaaGAAAGCTACTTGAAATgcttattttttaaagtttagacTGTTATTTAAGATATAATCCTGAACAGAAGCTAAAGCATCAGGGAGAAGAGCCGTTTTTCAAAATGTAGCATGTTAATCATTTATgattgttaaaaacaaaacaaaacaacaaacctgaGAACTGACGCTACATTTACTGGAATAAATCTGatcaaaatgcatttaaatatcTGGTTTTGCACAAACTTTCTGAAGTTGTTGCTTTTGCTGTTAATTTCACAGGTTTGTaagttttttctttatcatttgtTATGATATGAAATATTCATAGAAGTAGAAAAGagaaacatataaaatatagatataaattgTTCCTCGTCTCTGCTTGTGTTCAGTTACTGGGATGAAGGTCAGCCTGACAACTGGGACTACAGAGAGAACGGAGAGGACTGCGGGCAGATTCACGGATCCCAACAACGCATACGCAAGATGTGGAACGATGCAGACTGTCACCTGACGTACCGGTTCATCTGTGAAATCAAGTCCTGATGAGAGACAGTGAACGTCTCAGAGCTCCTGAACCCACGAGACTGAGCCGACGTGTCGGAAAGAAGATGGAAATTATGTTTCTGAAATCAGTTCTTCTGTAATTAACTTCCATACAGAAAGTGTGTGAGGCTTTTGTTTGACAATAAAACTTTGATTATAATGACACATATTCTCACTTATTGATTCCCTGCAGCGAGCCCTGGGGAGGTGAGCGTTACCTGCATGTGTATCTCAGCTGTAAAGGCTCGCATACACAGTcagtttattgtgtttacaggtgtgcAGGAGGAAATATCCATCgacaagagaaaagagagctCCCGCATACACTGATTTGCTAATCAAACCCTCCTGTCCACACCAGAGTGATGACAGGAAGTTGAAActaaaaaaacagtgacaaatgccttcatcattttatcctctcagacatttgtgtgaaaAGTTGCATAGTAATTATCGCATGAATTCTTGAATGATgcccaaaaatgtgttttatgagttaaaaatgagtttttaatcatttcccTGGCTGAGACTGTCTCTCAGGTGACCGTGTGAATAAAGCTGAAGGCTGAGAGGTGGTCCGGTCTGACCAGCTGCCAGCGGTCGACCCGTCCGTCCTGATTATGCAACTTGAATGTATAGAGATTGTATAACACACAGAGTTAAAGATATACACTCTGACG encodes the following:
- the LOC140996781 gene encoding C-type lectin domain family 4 member E-like, which codes for MVRVQPQKFRCILVDDVMDSQYQQFSSSDNSSVQGGHRMSTQPGGMKRAVAYVLYTVLVLLLLILLMVTGIKFSQLNKEISDVKGHLERMSHKGAGSSSTAGAAPVEKVPLQKITPVRGPCREGWVSFQRSCYMLSVATLTWSQAEEKCRAPGGHLVVLNSVEELDFISKIVEIPRNYWIGLVEREHEGHWSWVDGTDFNSTPTYWDEGQPDNWDYRENGEDCGQIHGSQQRIRKMWNDADCHLTYRFICEIKS